In the Populus trichocarpa isolate Nisqually-1 chromosome 1, P.trichocarpa_v4.1, whole genome shotgun sequence genome, GTGTTTCCAAACAAAAGCCATTTCTGTTTATATTTTGAAGACCAAATTATCGCTGATGTATTTGTCACCCGTCCTATGTTGTTATAGGCAAGCGTGTCACTCATTCTACTCTAACTGAGATAAAGCTTATGGAAGTCAGGAGATTCTTGGGAAATGATGCTATGGTGATTTGTTGTGATCATTATTTAACTGCGGCTTCTGATTTAGATataaagtgttttatttttaattttattttttaactggtGTTGAGCAGGAAATTGATACAATGAACCAAATAACAAGTCCAACCATCCAGAATTCCAGAAAGAGAGTACCAGTTCAAACTTTTCCTAGAATCTTAGTAttagttcttttatttatgCTCTATCTGAATACTAGGAACTGCTACCAtatattgtttctttaaaaatcaGGGAATGATTACAAGGATGGCTCAACATGTGGTGTCCTCCACTCCATTGGTTCAGATCTTACGCGCATGAAGATCAAAtcagaaataaatcaaaatggATCAACTAGGAGTGAACAGACTATCTCTAAGACAAGGAACCATGGAAACACTCCCACAAGCGGGGCTGAGGTTAGTTGAGTTGTGGAATATCTCCTTTGTGCACATCAATAAATCAATCCCAATACTCCATAGCTAACTAacggatgattttttttatatataattttgcagCCTGTTGCTTCTTCAAGAGAGAGTGTCTTTCCAGGAAAGGAGAATGCCAGAGCAAATGGAAACACGAATTACTTCGACGAGGCAGATACAGTTATCTGCAGCAGATCCTCTCAAGATAAGCGGTCCAGAAAGACAAGCACGGTATGCTTCAACTTCCTCACCATGAACTGGTTGAAGCTCTTACCTGCATATACGGCAGTCCTATTAAAACCACCAAATTTGTATTACTGATACAACGGGTCTTTTATATCTTTTGCAGGTTAAGGAGCCTATTATTCAGTCTCTGAAGCGCCAGAAATCCCAAGCTGTCTGAAAGGATTAAGGAGTCTGACGTCACCAAATTTACTTTCCACTCCTTCAGAATGGTACTAACTTTTTCTCAGGGCCACAGTACAAATTATGAGAACAACAATTTACAGTCTACACATCTCTACAACGTTTAATATGGTAAGTGTGAATGCTTTTGCCCATACACTTGTATTTTATGTGCTTATATGATAATGAATGAACAATGCTTTTCCCGACTATGATGCCATTCTTCCCTTTCTAATTAGCTTTTTCCCCCCATTCACGGTGGATGCTTTTTCCCATACACTAGAACTTTATGGGCTCTGATAATTGTGTCAACACCCTAAAGATGTGGTGTAGGGCCAGTCAAAAGCTTGCGATTCCATTTAGCAGCACTTTGCTATTGACGTGCAGTCTGGTCtatcaactaatttttttttcctacttatttttttatgaattaatggAGCACTGCTaagggcaaaaaaaatattaaaaaataaaaaatgattgaattaaAAGGCGAGTTAAAATATCAATGTCGTGAAGCGTGTATAAACCGTGATTTCTATGATAAACTCATACCTTCTGTACCATGAAAATTGGATGGCTTACCTACAAACGACAAAGTGATGGTGACAATGGCGTTGGACTATCAGGAAACTTCTAGTAGTAGCATGCCTTGGTAAGACCTGCAAATGGTTGcgtaaacttttatttttcacttcagtccataaaaatatttaaaaatatcaaaaaactattaatttgaagaaaaaataaaatttaaaattttttcaaaaatatttttaaaacatacaaACAGGACCTGTACGCATGCTTGTTGActacctagctagctagctaggattTCAAATGGGAGCTTGGGATTTATTTCTTTCCTCAACAAGCAAACAAGACGCTAGAACTGTGTATGCTGATATAACTGGTATTAGTGGGGTAGCTTTCCCAGGTTTCTATAGCGTTTGGCACTTGCCTTCCGTTTGATAAAGTAGATGTGGATTTTCCGACTTGAAACCACCGGCCACTTATCAACAAAGCCCATTGTTTAATCACTTGAGTTAAAATGCAATGACGTATGAACCAAACCATTATCTTATATTCATATTCatgataattactttttaacattttatgcaATTCTAgtagattttatttaatgtcaTATTCTTATATTATCCTAAGAGATAACTCACCTAGCCCATCGATTGGACTTCACCACCAGATTGTAATATTCCACGAAGCACCTGGGAATGGATTGTATTGATTGGCCATTGAAGTCGTATTCGTCTTTAATAAAGTCCATGAGTCGTGACAAttgaaaaagaacaaataaaatggaaaatccTCCACAAGATATCcgtaaatatttaattaaataaaaagaatcaacaAGAACTCCATAGATCACAAATTCATAATCACAAGTTACCGGCAACCAGGTTGTTTATGCGAGTATTAGAGAATTGTCGCTTGTAATTTTAGAGCACGAATAAAAATGAAGtagacatatttttttaaaatgttttttttatataaaatatattaaaatatatttttaacattaacacattagaacaattaaaaaaattaatttaaacctataaaaatttctaaaatctttaaaaatacaattaaactaAACTACCAAACAACATGTAAGTTGTTAAGAAATAGTAACATCTTCCCAATTTCTCACAAATTTTGCCTGGCACATGGAATGGAAAAATACAAGTCGCTATTTTTCCAAATCTTCCACTGGAGTGGGACCCTATTGTCCCCCCAGggacccaaaaaaacaaaatataaagaagctTCACCAATATTACCACCCTCCACCATGTCAACGACCACCACGTGTCCTTCCCGAAACCTCTACTCTCTCCTAGGCTCCTCAACATGACCCCACCCTACAGAatcctacaaaaaaaataacgaaatcTCACACATCCATATCTCCTCTCAACCGTCAGATCATTCTAACGACTCAGATTCATTAACACACAAATGAAGCGATCTATAAACGCAAACACTGATTCTGAACTTTCCGTTACGAGAACACGCTCTAAAACGCAAAGAATAAGCAAcgaatagataaaaaaattaaaaatcaaattttcttcatcACTTTGTTTGGTTTAGATTTTGACGCGGATCATGGAGGTAGAGAACAGCAAAAGGAAAGATTTAGATCTGAAGCACTTGGGGTTTGTGAGGATAGCTGCGATTCAGGTTTTGGTTTGCGTTTCCAATCTTTACGATTATGCGAAACGCAACTCTGGGCCTTTGAGATCTGCTGTTGGAACTGTTGAGGGTACTGTTAATGCTGTGGTGGGTCCTGTTTATGAGAAATTCAAGGGCGTCCCCGATCATCTTCTTGTCTTTCTTGATCACAAGGTAATTCTTCATGCTTTGATTGTCGGTgtcttatttgattttcttgatttcgatctatgggtttttttttcttctcttttgatcTTTGAggttttttctatcttttcctTGCTTTATTGATGATTTACTTGTATTTTTCACAAAGATTACCGtatcttttcttaatgtttcTTTAACTTATAGAAGAAAGAGCAGTTATATCTTAGTATAGTTTTTATATGGTTGTGAAGAAACAGAGGCTAATGACTGTATTTGATGGCTGCAGGTAGATGAAGCAACAATCAAGTTTGATAAGCGTGCTCCTCCTGTTGCTAAGCAAGTTGTGAGCCAAGCACGCTATTTGATCGAGAAAGCGTCGGAAAAGGCCAAAGTGCTTGCGAACGAATTTCAAGCTGGAGGACCACGTGCTGCTGTGCATTATGTATCTACAGAGTCCAAGCATTTATTCCTCACTGAATCTGTGAAGGTATGGGTTAAACTCGACCAGTATCCTTCGGTCCACAAAGTTGCAGAGGTGGCTGTTCCCACAGCCGCGCATTGGTCAGAGAAGTACAACCATTTCGTCAAGGAGATGAGCCAGAAGGGTTATGTAGTGTTTGGTTACCTGCCTGTGGTTCCAGTCGATGAGATCTCCAACGCATTCAAGCAAGGTGAAgcagagaagaaagaagatgCAACTGCACATAAAGATTCGGATTCGTCAGactctgattaaaaaaattgcatcgaGAGTAAGGGCATCCTTAGCCTAGTAGTATGGCTGGTGAAAATCTCAATAGGGTTTGTGGGTGTTGGGAGCATCTTTAGCCTGTGTTGAAATGTGAACTGCATGCCAATATGTAAATGAATCTCGGTTGATCCTTTCTTTGTATCAATGGATGTGTGAATGTTTTGTAATTCTTCTTCGTATGTTTTTTGGAAATGATAGCGCAGGATTTGTTGAGTTTTTGAGTGTGTCGTCAGCATCTGCTCCCTTGTATCTTGAATCCCCTGGCCTCATGGATTGGCTCTTGAGATATGCAAGGCGGCGAGGACGCACTGCGGTTTTAAGCAGTCCGTATTTATCTTCCGCCGGATGTGGTTCTTGTTCGagcaaaaacattaaatttgatGCTCCTTCATGCGGTGGTATAAGTATTAATTATGAGTAGGATGAAGATCCTGTGTGTTCTTCAGGGTTTCAAGTTAACATCGCTTTCATTCTCAACAATGAACTCGTGGGTCTGTTCTCAAAAGATTGCATTATATCATGAAGAGACATGGCATAGAGCGAGGTCGTACAGCCTCGTGGGATGATTACATGTAAAATTTACGACAGATTTTCTATACAGCACGTCGAACAGGCCAATGAACATCTCAGAAATCGTTTTCACGGTTTGAAAtctgaatataataataataaaaaagttggcAAATTACAAAGAGCAGTTGCAACTGCATTCTTATTTATCTTAGCTGCGGTCCAAATTCTGATAAATTACTCTGTCCATGCCACCCCCACTAAGCAAAAATAGCAAGGTTATCTAGGAACAATGATGAGGTACAAGGAAAATGCGAGAACCTTTCCCTGATCAAGTAAGAAAAGAGCTATTAAAACTCGTAAAAGGGCTGGACCAAGGTGTTAAACCAACCGACACTCGTACTGTCCACAGAATACATGACTTTAAACATCAATCTCCACTCTGGTTCCTCCAAGAAAGCCCCTTGTCAGCATGCTAATGGAAACTGGGCTTTCTGCATCCATGGGAGAAAATTGATGAGTACTGATTGCATGATCAAAGATATCAGTCACAGTTCTCTATTAGATTTGGAGATTCAAAAAGTTCTCCATTAGACTCAAATAAAATATGCTTCCCCAAATATCTTGTGATAATGATAAATAAGTTTCACTTTGATAAACAGTATGCAATAACCCAGAAGATCAAGCTTTGGACGAAGTCATGTTATCAATAATTAGAAGcatagaaaaatcatttttatttcctaAGCAAAGTAACAGATGATGAATAACATCACACACCATGTGCATGCTTCCAATCAACCACTAAATCAGGTTTCAAGGTTCCAAAACATACCCCCTAATTATGCTGCTTCATCCCTACTCGTGTGAAATGCGTAAAAAGGTTCAAACTATAAAAGCCTAAGAATAAGAAATGCGTTATAGACCGATATTCCACACAAACATACTCCACTAAGAGCACATAGTATGGTAAAATTTGTTATGGTTACTTACAACTAAATTTATGAAGCTAAATGCCTTCGAGAGATCGAACCATCTTGAGATCAAATGATAACTGcattttcttacatttttaCAACCTGAGTCATCATTGCCCCTCCAGGCAACCTCATATTCTCATTGTCAATGCCATCGAAACATTTAACAAGAGTTCCAATAAAAAAGTACAAAGTCGTTTGTGCTGGTGCGAAAATCTTTTTTGGTTGTtaggtgaagaaaaaaatctcaaattgcAGATCTTCTAAGATAAAAGTAAACCGAAAATCACCTCAAATTCCacaccctaaaataaaaaaagcctaTTGATGTAAGATCATAAACCTTGCAAAAGTCATGTCATTCATTAAAACTCTTCATGCTACATGAATGCGAGAAAACCTAGGAACACGAAGCCACCAAACAAAAATACCACAACACCTTCAATCAATATTTCAGCAGAACATGCTCCACACCACACAAATATACCAACATAACACCAATCTAGTTTAAACCCAAtagaacttgaaaaaacaaaccttGAGTCAATGCATTCATTCACTTGGGGGAACCATAGCTATCTTGAAGGAGGTCATCATAGGGGTCCCTTCGACCAGGCACCTGGCTAATCTGAGCATCCCAAGCAAGCTGTGCATTGTGGCGCTCAAATGTCCAAAACCCATAAGGGCGAAGGGGATAGCTCCACATCTCCTTAGTCTTTTGGCATCGATCCTTGACGGCATATACGCGCTCCCTGAACTTCCGGTCCCTCTCCTTTGGATCCTCCATTAACCTCAGAACCAAATTCTCAGCAAATTCCATAATAAATCCCATCTTCTCTTCCTAAAAAACCTAAGTTTccaatcaaacaagaaaaaccagTTCATGAATTCTCTCAAAGGAAACCCAAATCAAGAATACTGGCCAAATTGGACCAGATAACTATTAAAATACAACAATCAAATCGATCTAATGAGCCCAAATTAATAATGAAGAGAATCAATTTAAATCAGTATTAACAGCAGAGATTACCTGTTCGGTTTTGAGAACTCGCTAAGCAACAAACAACGTTTTCGGCTTTGATTGACTGTTCTGTTGGGAAGATGAGAGGGGATCAGAAACCAGTTAAATCAATGCAATAATGTAAAGTGCTGGAGTGTAGATTTGGGTCAGGGCCGTGGAGTCATGTTGTTAAAGCCCATGACAAGATAATAAGGACACGAGACCAGGATCAACATGGGCGTGcaaatcataattatatattttacacaTATACGCAGCATCAAATTAatgtgaaatattaaaattttaaatcatttaaaggaATGATAGCATAGAAATGAAACCCAGCTGCTCCATGACATGTTCTCTGTGCATTACGTGTTGTGTTGTAGGGGGTGTGTTTAGAAGTAacaggttgttttttaaaatgtatttaatttgaaaatatattaaaataatattttttttattaatttttttaaaaaatatttttaataacatcacatcaaatcaatttaaaaataaattaaacttttataaaatattatttgagcATTGTTTCCAAGCAACATCTTAAAATTAGACCCTCCATGtaatgtgagaaaaaaaacatgttttataaataaataaaaagtttattgttTGGACTTTAGTGATTTCaatattgtgataatttttatattttaatgtttttttttatttaaaacaatattattcaatattttttaagattttattatactgatataaaaaaattaaaaaatattttaaaaaaatcaacaatcaaatatgccaataataataataataataaagggcTAGGAGGAGAGCAAAAACTACTAGCATTCTGAAGGCTCGATGCTTGTGCAGTACTTATCATTatgaggaaaaaacaaagaagagtgTAGTCATTTCTATAATACTTGAATCTGAGCTTCAAATCTATGCATGCATGTAATTATCAAGCAAACATAAAGATCGACCAtaaggaagaaaaataatgacaacTACAATAAGAAGTTTTGTCCTCgtcatttattttcttggagATATAGCACAAAAGCTAAAACAGCACACAGTTTCCAGTTAAGCTAGTCAGC is a window encoding:
- the LOC7482780 gene encoding REF/SRPP-like protein At1g67360; protein product: MEVENSKRKDLDLKHLGFVRIAAIQVLVCVSNLYDYAKRNSGPLRSAVGTVEGTVNAVVGPVYEKFKGVPDHLLVFLDHKVDEATIKFDKRAPPVAKQVVSQARYLIEKASEKAKVLANEFQAGGPRAAVHYVSTESKHLFLTESVKVWVKLDQYPSVHKVAEVAVPTAAHWSEKYNHFVKEMSQKGYVVFGYLPVVPVDEISNAFKQGEAEKKEDATAHKDSDSSDSD
- the LOC18094511 gene encoding uncharacterized protein LOC18094511 — protein: MGFIMEFAENLVLRLMEDPKERDRKFRERVYAVKDRCQKTKEMWSYPLRPYGFWTFERHNAQLAWDAQISQVPGRRDPYDDLLQDSYGSPK